Within the Lycorma delicatula isolate Av1 chromosome 11, ASM4794821v1, whole genome shotgun sequence genome, the region CCACTACATACCCATTGACTACAACCTCTTCAATATAGTTTGTATTCTGAAACCAATGAGGAGCTCACGGATcgagatatgttaaaaaaaaattcttttatagaacaatttaaattatactgtaatttataataatgtttaatttactctTTAGTATTGTTACTAGGAGTCATTTCATGTCAAATTAcccaaaaaaaaagtcaaaatgttATCTACCATCTTCGAATTAGATATAATTTGgtataattactgttattagtATCCTAAGAATATCTCTAAATTTTTTGACCCTGTGACTTAcacattttttctataatttttcaattttcagattctGACTGTTTGGTTACTCAAGTGTTCAGGGAAAATGCACattacaaaatatcttttttcccAGTACtacgacagatttttttttttgttgaaaatttggattataTCCAGTAATATGTGCAGATCATAGGAAAGATGTACCAAGAaacttattcatttaaaaaaacaggcAACTTTgcatagttgaatttttttataaaaaatatatgcttttaGAAAAAGTTTAGTGACTCAAGTATCCGACCTGCTGcccacatcatttttttaaattataaaaatattttatagttggCTTTTCGgtcaaatgaaaaattcatagtatGAGCCTCTCTAttgaatttattacagtttatttagaATATTGATAAGCAATTAACTAAAGCTTACACTTGTGTTTTAGGTTTTTACTGTATACTTGTATATTAACACAATCCAATAATCTATATGGAACTGGTAAAGTTGATTATTTATCATGTATGTTTTGTacctacattattttattttattttttttttaaacctccaggACAGTCATTAGGTATTACCGCAGAGAAtaatatgaataacaatttttgtagcacgtgaaaatgtcatacctgactgggattcaaactcaggacctccggataaaaggttGAGATGCTGCCACTCGTCCACGTAGGCTGGCAACATTATTATGGATTATCTATATTATACCAGACTGTGTATAATATAGCGCAGGAGTTTCTcagaattcataaattataaattagtaaagcCAAAtagatctgtttaattttatttataaaattaagttgctatatatttctatttactatagtataaaaggaaattttatatttattagagtttttcaatttttgaattgcCCTTGTATAATACAACTCTATAAgtataaatgctaaaaaataaaaatactaggttagataaaattaagaaaaatatgcatATGGTATATACTATACTGGTAGCTTTTTAAATTTGAGACAAATTTTTTCTTACTGTGCATTTTTCCTACATGAATATGTTTCTGctttactcaaaattttaatcatatgttgtttactatataaatgaaaaacaaattacccACAGAAAAATTCAATATCATATATTTACCTTATCCATGATGGATAGAAATGCAAGAAGTCTTTTAAGTATCACtggacatacacacacacacacatatatatatatatatatatatataaacctcaAATGGTTATTTAATgcaaattatagtaattttattttactgaaataattatcCAGTTATTGCTTATGCATTCTTTTAAAGCAGTTATTTAGAGGAGAGTGATGCCATTGGCACAGATTGTTATCAGTAGTTTTCACATGCAGGAGGTTGATAATTTGAAGCTTAGCCATTAAGTTGTAATATTAATAGCTCTGATGctttctaattaacaacacatcctgGTCTGACAGTCCATGGATATGATAAGGTACAAGTACATTCATTACATGAACAGGGACCATAGCTGCCAACAGGCTGCAAATCAATAATTATACGTAGACTTGAAATTTTCTCAATTtgtccatttttaaaataacaaatcttcCATAAGATATTTCTATCGTATAAACAATATTAAGTTTACATAGCTTTGGAACTATATATaaccttttaattataatttgttaacagggtaaacaaaatactaaacattCGTTTATTtgatgatgaagaaagaaacagaaGATGGGCAAAAAGTGTAAAAgatagaaattatgaaatattatgtataagTCAAATAACATTATACCACACCTTAAAAGGTAATAAGCCAGATTTCCATCTTGCTATGCAACCAGATTTATCAAGAAGTATGTTTGACGACTTTATTAAACAGTTGAAATCTGCTtatatagaagataaaattaaaggtatatattatataatcaagATTCTTGAGTAATCGAGAATGAAACAAGCATTCATTGTTTAcagaaaaattggttttttttttgggcggGGGGCAAAAAACACTTTTGCATTATCATCACTCAggtcaaaaagtaacaaaaaagccCCTTCTCAgatattaaactattaataaaatacggTTAGAACTAAGATagtaataagattaaaactaaaataataaaagaaacttaatCATTAGGATTATATATGTAAcaggaataacaaaataaaatttatggttgaTTATCATTAAATCTTAAGTAGTATATTGattcttcttagaagtaacaatacccAGTCTAGTACATTCTTATCATTTCCTAGGATGTGTGAATGTCcctcagtaatttaaatttgtgatcTAAGGTTGCATAACATAttcagtccacaaggatgtggtacCCAGTTAAGCGGCAGTCGCATTGTGGTGTGTTTTCTGCTGACATCAAGTATCTGTGAGTAGCTCTGATATGTCCTAATTGCAGTCTGTaaaggaccacttcctctcggtGAATTTTTCTGCACGAAGAGTCCCATGTATATCTTTAATGTGTTGGAGTTTATTATCTGCTATAGCAGTCTAGTCACCTTCTTCAAAGTGTATGTGTAACGGAATTAATAGTCGGTAGTTGTAAATAGATTGGTAAAAGACGGTTGGCTACATGCAATCTTTAGCCATGAAATCTGCACGATTGTTAATCGAGATTCCCaaatggctagggatccagcagaaattcaCTTATGACAATTCAATTCAGTAATTGTATTATGAATTTTGGTGACaataggatgtctagaatacaaagCCTGTAAAGCTTGGAGAACACTATATGAATCACTACAAATAAGTATATGATATTTagatttaatgatattcaaagccataTTGATGGTGTACAGTTCAGCATTGTAGACCTAGGTCGACCAAACCACAAGTTCtgttatttacaacaaaagcaCATCCAAAGTGATTTTTggaatatgttaatattaattattttttgattgtgtGCAATCAATGTTTTTACATCATCTGGCATCACATTCTAGCtacactaaaatttaaataaaaaatcaacagtcaaattgttaactattaatttttattgtacaaagattaaaaaagtctaattttattttctcaagtAATAATGGTAAGCCAGTCAAATTTCACtcttccagttttttaaaaattattatctagtaattacatttaaaaattaattttattttatacctgtaaaaatatatatatatattttttttaaaattaattaaaaattttagatgttACAAAAACATAGAATTCTGGGTAGGATGGTAAACTGTACCTCTTACAATAATCTTCCAGTTTAAGCAAATAACATCCtgaatattaaatgatataaacaTTTTAGAAGATAGATTGCCAACAGCCAAAGCCACGTTAAATATGCCCAAAGATTATCAAGGATAAACAAAATTGGGTGTTTCATTCCATGGTGTTCAgtgtttattaataacatagCAATAAAATTATGTCACTTAAAATGTATTAAGTGATAagcaaattttagtttaaataacaaaatcaaattatctcgcagattaagaaataaatcccatttatatatttttttattaggcataacatagtttaatattaatttataattttagaatataatttgtatttcaatacaaattatgtaactaaaaactgttcattattttttcagaGGGCGTTTTTGGTGAATATATGTCAGTTAATATTCAAAATGATGGACCTGTAACAATACACCTTGAATCACCATTACCAAAAGTTGGCGATAACAAatcatagtttattaatttttatcaacattcAGTTCTTAAGGTAGCAAAACAATGAATGCtgtatttatcaattttgtcAGTTCTAAATAATTAAGATACTCTTGTATTGAATTT harbors:
- the Dtd gene encoding D-aminoacyl-tRNA deacylase, with amino-acid sequence MRAVIQRVTSANVSVNGDLISAINHGLCVLLSISRNDTQQDMDYMVNKILNIRLFDDEERNRRWAKSVKDRNYEILCISQITLYHTLKGNKPDFHLAMQPDLSRSMFDDFIKQLKSAYIEDKIKEGVFGEYMSVNIQNDGPVTIHLESPLPKVGDNKS